In one Mycobacterium heckeshornense genomic region, the following are encoded:
- the metH gene encoding methionine synthase gives MLVGVTPVNDRTYDTDLLDALSKRVMVGDGAMGTQLQAAELTLDDFRGLEGCNEILNQTRPDVIERIHRAYFEAGADAVETNTFGCNLSNLGDYAIADQIRELARKGTAIARRVADELATPDRKRYVLGSMGPGTKLPTLGHTEYAQIRDAYTEAALGMLEAGADAILVETCQDLLQLKAAVLGSRRAMAQFGRRIPVFTHVTVETTGTMLLGSEIGAALTAVEPLGVDMIGLNCATGPAEMGEHLRHLSRHARIPVSVMPNAGLPVLGPNGAEYPLQPDELAEALAGFIAEFGLSLVGGCCGTTPEHIRRVAEAVRTVTPGERHITYEPSVSSLYTAVPFKQEASVLVIGERTNANGSKAFREAMIAEDYQKCLDIAKEQTRDGAHLLDLCVDYVGRDGVADMAALASRLATASTLPIMLDSTETAVLRAGLEHLGGRCAINSVNYEDGDGPESRFAKTMELVAEHGAAVVALTIDEEGQARTADKKVAIAERLIDDITRNWGVDESSILIDCLTFTIATGQEESRRDGIETIEAIRELKKRHPKVQTTLGLSNISFGLNPAARQVLNSVFLHECQEAGLDSAIVHASKILPINRIAEDQRTVALDLIYDRRREGYDPLQELMRLFEGVSSASSKESRAAELAKLPVLDRLAQRIVDGERNGLEADLDEAMTLKPPLEIINDNLLAGMKTVGELFGSGQMQLPFVLQSAEVMKAAVAYLEPHMEKSENDSGKGRIVLATVKGDVHDIGKNLVDIILSNNGYEVVNLGIKQPIANILEVAEDKSADVVGMSGLLVKSTVVMKENLQEMNSRGVAGKFPVLLGGAALTRSYVENDLAEVYEGEVHYARDAFEGLKLMDTIMSAKRGEAPDTDSPEAIAAREKEAERRARHERSKRIAAQRKAAEEPIVIPERSDVAADVEVPAPPFWGSRIVKGLAVADYSALLDERALFLGQWGLRGARGGTGPSYEELVETEGRPRLRYWLDRLSTDGILAHAAVVYGYFPAVSERDDVIVLAEPTADAPERFRFTFPRQQRGRFLCIADFVRSRALAAERGQVDVLPFQLVTMGDPIAEFANQLFASNSYRDYLEVHGIGVQLTEALAEYWHRRIREELRFSGDRAMAAEDPEAKEDYFKLGYRGARFSFGYGACPDLEDRVKTMALLQPERIGVTLSEEMQLHPEQSTDAFVLHHPEAKYFNV, from the coding sequence ATGCTTGTCGGGGTGACTCCTGTGAACGATCGCACCTACGACACCGACCTGCTAGACGCCTTGTCTAAGCGGGTCATGGTGGGCGATGGTGCCATGGGCACCCAGCTGCAGGCCGCGGAGCTGACGCTCGACGACTTTCGCGGGCTGGAGGGCTGCAACGAGATTCTCAACCAGACTCGCCCCGACGTGATCGAACGGATTCACCGCGCCTACTTCGAGGCGGGCGCCGACGCCGTGGAGACCAACACCTTCGGCTGCAACCTGTCCAACCTGGGCGACTACGCCATCGCCGACCAGATCCGCGAGCTCGCGCGAAAAGGCACCGCGATCGCGCGTCGGGTCGCCGACGAGCTCGCCACACCCGACCGCAAGCGCTACGTGCTGGGATCGATGGGACCGGGCACAAAGCTGCCCACCCTCGGACACACCGAGTACGCGCAAATCCGCGACGCCTACACCGAGGCCGCGCTGGGCATGCTTGAGGCCGGCGCCGACGCGATCCTCGTCGAAACCTGCCAGGACCTGCTGCAGCTCAAGGCCGCGGTGCTGGGATCGCGGCGGGCCATGGCCCAATTCGGACGCCGCATCCCGGTGTTCACCCATGTGACAGTGGAGACGACCGGAACGATGCTGCTGGGCAGTGAGATCGGCGCGGCGCTGACCGCCGTCGAACCGCTCGGCGTCGACATGATCGGATTGAACTGTGCCACCGGGCCCGCCGAAATGGGCGAACACCTGCGTCACCTGTCCCGGCATGCCCGCATTCCGGTGTCGGTGATGCCCAATGCCGGCCTGCCAGTGCTGGGTCCCAACGGCGCCGAATACCCCCTGCAGCCAGACGAATTGGCGGAGGCGCTGGCCGGTTTCATCGCCGAGTTCGGGCTATCTCTGGTCGGTGGCTGCTGCGGCACCACCCCTGAACACATCCGCCGGGTCGCCGAGGCCGTGCGCACCGTCACACCAGGCGAGCGGCACATCACCTATGAACCGTCGGTGTCGTCGCTGTATACCGCGGTCCCCTTCAAACAGGAAGCCTCGGTGCTGGTGATTGGGGAGCGCACCAACGCGAACGGCTCCAAGGCTTTCCGCGAGGCGATGATCGCCGAGGACTACCAGAAATGCCTCGACATCGCCAAAGAGCAGACCCGCGACGGCGCGCATCTGCTGGATCTGTGCGTCGACTACGTGGGCCGCGACGGGGTCGCCGACATGGCGGCGCTGGCCAGTCGGCTGGCCACCGCATCGACGCTGCCGATCATGCTCGACTCCACCGAAACAGCAGTATTGCGAGCGGGTTTAGAGCACCTCGGCGGCCGGTGCGCGATCAACTCGGTCAACTACGAAGACGGCGACGGCCCCGAGTCACGGTTTGCCAAGACCATGGAGCTCGTCGCCGAACACGGCGCCGCAGTAGTGGCGCTCACCATCGACGAAGAAGGCCAGGCCCGCACCGCCGACAAGAAAGTCGCAATCGCCGAGCGGCTCATCGACGACATCACCCGCAACTGGGGTGTCGACGAGTCGTCAATCCTCATCGACTGCCTAACGTTCACCATCGCTACCGGGCAGGAGGAGTCGCGCCGCGACGGTATCGAGACCATCGAGGCCATCCGCGAGCTGAAGAAACGCCACCCGAAGGTGCAAACCACGCTCGGGTTGTCCAACATCTCCTTCGGTCTGAATCCCGCTGCGCGCCAAGTGCTCAACTCGGTGTTCCTGCACGAATGCCAGGAGGCCGGGCTGGACTCGGCGATCGTGCATGCGTCGAAAATCCTGCCCATCAATCGGATTGCAGAAGACCAGCGCACTGTCGCGCTGGATCTGATCTACGATCGCCGCCGCGAGGGCTACGACCCGCTGCAAGAGCTGATGCGGCTCTTCGAGGGAGTGTCGAGCGCGTCGTCGAAAGAATCCCGCGCCGCGGAGCTGGCCAAGCTGCCGGTGCTGGATCGGCTGGCCCAGCGCATCGTCGACGGCGAACGCAACGGCCTGGAGGCCGACCTGGACGAGGCGATGACCCTCAAGCCGCCGCTGGAGATCATCAACGACAACCTGCTTGCCGGCATGAAAACTGTTGGGGAGCTGTTCGGTTCCGGGCAGATGCAGCTGCCGTTCGTGCTGCAGTCCGCCGAGGTGATGAAGGCCGCCGTGGCCTACTTGGAGCCGCATATGGAGAAATCCGAGAACGACTCCGGCAAGGGCCGGATCGTGCTGGCCACCGTGAAGGGTGATGTGCACGACATCGGCAAAAACCTCGTCGACATTATCTTGAGCAACAACGGCTACGAGGTGGTCAACCTCGGCATCAAGCAACCGATCGCCAACATCCTGGAAGTCGCCGAAGACAAAAGCGCCGACGTGGTCGGCATGTCGGGGCTGCTGGTCAAGTCGACCGTGGTGATGAAGGAAAACCTCCAGGAGATGAACAGCCGCGGGGTCGCCGGGAAGTTCCCGGTACTGCTCGGCGGCGCGGCGTTGACCCGCAGCTATGTCGAAAACGACCTCGCCGAAGTCTACGAGGGCGAAGTGCATTACGCGCGAGACGCTTTCGAGGGCCTGAAGTTGATGGACACCATCATGAGCGCCAAGCGTGGCGAGGCGCCCGACACTGACAGCCCCGAGGCGATCGCCGCCCGCGAAAAGGAAGCTGAACGCAGGGCGCGGCATGAGCGCTCCAAACGAATTGCGGCGCAACGCAAAGCAGCCGAGGAGCCGATCGTCATACCGGAGCGCTCCGACGTTGCGGCCGACGTCGAGGTTCCGGCGCCACCGTTCTGGGGCTCTCGCATCGTCAAAGGTTTGGCGGTAGCCGACTACAGTGCGCTGCTCGACGAGCGTGCGCTGTTCCTCGGCCAGTGGGGCCTGCGCGGTGCCCGCGGTGGCACAGGCCCGTCGTATGAGGAATTGGTGGAGACCGAAGGGCGCCCGCGGCTGCGTTACTGGCTGGACCGGCTGTCCACTGACGGAATTCTCGCCCACGCCGCGGTGGTGTACGGGTATTTCCCGGCGGTCTCCGAGCGCGACGACGTCATCGTGCTCGCCGAGCCGACAGCCGATGCGCCCGAGCGGTTCCGGTTCACCTTCCCGCGCCAGCAACGCGGCCGCTTCCTGTGTATCGCCGATTTCGTCAGGTCACGGGCGCTGGCCGCCGAACGCGGCCAGGTTGACGTGCTGCCCTTCCAATTGGTGACGATGGGCGATCCGATCGCCGAGTTCGCCAACCAGTTGTTTGCGTCCAACTCTTACCGCGACTACCTAGAGGTGCATGGCATCGGCGTGCAGCTAACCGAAGCGCTGGCCGAGTACTGGCACCGGCGTATCCGCGAGGAGCTGCGTTTCTCCGGCGACCGGGCCATGGCAGCCGAAGACCCGGAGGCGAAAGAGGATTACTTCAAGCTCGGCTATCGTGGTGCCCGGTTCTCCTTCGGCTACGGTGCCTGCCCCGACCTGGAGGACCGGGTCAAGACCATGGCGCTGCTGCAGCCCGAGCGGATCGGAGTGACGTTGTCGGAGGAAATGCAACTGCATCCCGAGCAGTCCACCGATGCCTTCGTCCTGCATCACCCTGAGGCCAAGTACTTCAACGTCTGA
- a CDS encoding sugar porter family MFS transporter: MADSARVRTAVRFASVAALGGLIFGYDVSVTNGAVAALQDQFRVGNTLLGLAAGAGLVGAAAGAITAGRIADRMGRRSMMKLAAALFLICGLGTGLAGDVWMFVACHSVGGFGIGVASVVSPAYIAEISPPGIRGRLGSLQQLAIVCGIFLALAVAWLPFHLAGGSREELWLGLAAWRWTFLAETVPALLYGALAFTIPESPRYLVAAQRVSEAHRVLSEVLEDRQVEATVERIQATLQREHRPSWRDLRKPSGGLYGIVWVGLGVAAFQQLVGITVIFYYGSVLWQAVGFGENASFGIAVATAFVNVVITLIAMALIDKVGRKPLLLTGSAGMALMLAVLSLVFAHVPIIGGKPHLSGASGVVALVAANVFVVAFAVSWGPGLWVLLGEIFPNRIRAAAVGLASACQWLTNFAVAFTFPGLRHALGFAYGFYALCATLSFVFVWRYVRETKGVSLEDMHAELLHE; encoded by the coding sequence ATGGCTGACTCGGCGCGGGTCCGGACCGCCGTCCGGTTCGCCTCGGTGGCCGCGCTCGGCGGGCTGATATTCGGCTACGACGTCTCGGTCACCAACGGGGCGGTGGCCGCGCTGCAAGACCAATTCAGGGTCGGCAATACGTTGTTGGGTTTGGCCGCCGGCGCGGGTCTGGTGGGTGCCGCCGCGGGCGCGATTACCGCAGGACGCATCGCGGACCGGATGGGCCGGCGATCGATGATGAAGCTGGCCGCCGCGCTGTTCCTGATCTGCGGCCTGGGCACCGGGCTGGCCGGCGACGTCTGGATGTTCGTCGCATGCCACAGCGTGGGCGGGTTCGGTATCGGCGTCGCGTCGGTGGTGTCCCCGGCCTACATTGCCGAGATCTCGCCACCGGGTATCCGCGGTCGGCTCGGTTCACTGCAGCAGCTGGCCATCGTCTGCGGAATCTTTCTGGCCCTGGCCGTCGCCTGGCTGCCGTTTCACCTTGCGGGCGGTTCGCGCGAAGAACTATGGCTGGGGCTGGCCGCGTGGCGCTGGACGTTCCTCGCCGAGACCGTCCCAGCGCTCCTCTACGGAGCGTTGGCCTTCACGATCCCGGAGTCTCCGCGCTATCTCGTTGCCGCACAACGTGTCTCGGAAGCTCATCGGGTGCTTTCCGAGGTGCTCGAGGATCGCCAAGTCGAAGCCACGGTAGAACGCATCCAAGCAACGCTGCAACGCGAGCACCGGCCGTCGTGGCGTGACCTGCGCAAGCCGTCGGGCGGTTTGTACGGCATCGTGTGGGTCGGTCTGGGGGTGGCGGCCTTTCAGCAGCTCGTCGGGATCACCGTGATCTTCTACTACGGCAGCGTGCTGTGGCAGGCAGTGGGTTTCGGGGAGAACGCGTCGTTCGGCATCGCTGTCGCCACCGCCTTTGTCAACGTCGTGATCACGTTGATCGCGATGGCGCTCATCGATAAGGTCGGCCGCAAGCCGCTGCTGTTGACGGGATCGGCCGGCATGGCGTTGATGTTGGCGGTGCTATCGCTTGTCTTCGCCCACGTTCCGATCATCGGTGGCAAGCCGCACCTCAGCGGAGCCTCCGGGGTGGTCGCCCTGGTCGCCGCCAACGTCTTCGTCGTCGCGTTCGCTGTCTCGTGGGGGCCCGGGCTATGGGTGCTCCTCGGCGAGATATTTCCCAACCGCATCCGTGCCGCGGCAGTGGGATTGGCCAGCGCCTGCCAATGGCTGACCAACTTCGCGGTTGCGTTCACCTTCCCGGGGCTGCGTCACGCCCTCGGATTCGCCTACGGCTTCTATGCGCTGTGTGCAACGCTGTCATTCGTATTCGTGTGGCGATATGTCCGGGAGACCAAGGGCGTATCTCTAGAAGACATGCACGCCGAACTGCTGCACGAGTGA
- a CDS encoding phosphoribosyl-ATP diphosphatase, with product MKQSLAVKTFEDLFAELGERARTRPAGSATVAALDGGVHELGKKILEEAGEVWLAAEHEPDDALAEEISQLLYWTQVLMISRGLTLDDVYRKL from the coding sequence GTGAAACAATCGCTGGCCGTGAAGACCTTCGAGGACTTGTTCGCCGAACTGGGCGAGCGTGCCCGCACCCGACCCGCTGGCAGCGCCACCGTGGCCGCGTTGGACGGCGGGGTTCATGAGCTCGGCAAGAAGATTCTCGAGGAAGCTGGTGAGGTGTGGCTGGCCGCCGAACACGAGCCTGACGACGCCCTGGCCGAGGAGATCAGTCAGTTGTTGTATTGGACGCAGGTGCTCATGATTTCGCGTGGCCTCACGCTCGACGACGTGTATCGGAAGCTGTGA
- the hisG gene encoding ATP phosphoribosyltransferase yields MLRVAVPNKGALSEPAIEILSEAGYRRRTDSKDLTVLDPVNNVEFFFLRPKDIAVYVGSGDLDFGITGRDLVRESDAPVRERLALGFGSSSFRYAAPAGREWTTADLAGIRIATAYPNLVQKDLAAKGIEATVIRLDGAVEISVQLGVADAIADVVGSGRTLGLHDLVAFGEPLCDSEAVLIERTDHDRHDPAKVAARDQMVARIQGVVFGQKYLMLDYDCPRAALDQATSITPGLESPTIAPLADPDWVAVRALVPRSDVNAIMDELAAIGAKAILASDIRFCRF; encoded by the coding sequence ATGCTGCGCGTCGCGGTTCCCAACAAGGGTGCACTCAGTGAGCCGGCCATCGAGATCTTGTCAGAAGCCGGCTACCGCCGTCGCACCGACTCGAAGGACCTGACCGTCCTCGATCCGGTCAACAACGTCGAGTTCTTTTTTCTGCGGCCCAAAGACATTGCTGTCTACGTCGGATCCGGCGACTTGGATTTCGGGATCACCGGACGTGACCTGGTACGCGAGTCCGATGCGCCGGTGCGCGAACGTTTGGCGCTTGGTTTCGGGTCTTCCAGCTTCCGCTACGCCGCACCCGCTGGACGCGAGTGGACCACCGCCGACCTGGCTGGCATCCGAATCGCCACAGCCTACCCGAACCTGGTACAAAAAGACTTGGCCGCCAAAGGGATTGAGGCAACAGTCATCCGGCTAGATGGGGCCGTAGAGATTTCGGTGCAACTGGGCGTGGCCGATGCCATCGCCGACGTAGTGGGCTCTGGTCGCACGTTGGGCCTGCATGACTTAGTGGCCTTTGGTGAACCGCTGTGTGATTCGGAGGCGGTGCTCATCGAGCGAACCGATCACGACCGGCACGACCCCGCCAAAGTTGCCGCCCGCGATCAGATGGTGGCCCGCATCCAGGGCGTTGTGTTCGGCCAGAAGTATTTGATGCTGGACTATGACTGCCCGCGTGCGGCGCTCGACCAGGCCACCTCGATCACCCCGGGATTGGAGTCACCGACCATTGCGCCGCTGGCAGACCCCGACTGGGTGGCGGTGCGTGCTTTGGTGCCCCGCAGCGACGTCAACGCGATCATGGACGAGCTTGCCGCGATCGGGGCCAAGGCGATCCTGGCTTCCGACATCCGTTTCTGCCGATTCTGA